The nucleotide sequence gatcctgtaatccatgtcagagttcggtgggttatagaaacacgaaaatacccagcatgcttcctccgaaagcggcgtatggctgcctaaatggcggggtaaaaacggtcatacacgtaaaagccgttggagtttcagcccacatgaacgaacaaacaaacaaacaaacgtgttaattactaatttccAATCGTTAAtgactaattttcagttttggctcgcttcctgacggcttactagcgcctaaactaaaaattagtaattttcgcgtgttaattactaattgtcatgtgcctcgtgactgtgggggTTCATTGCGCATGCGCGAttgttacaccggccagagcAAAATATCCTTCGATTCGATACTTTTCTGGTCCAcagttctttaatccgatgccaattaacaataagagctgagcgGATGTGTAGACAACCGTGACATACAGCTGTCTGCCCACTatcttgttgaataacgaattctatcgaaagatatttgtgaaagtgtgtgagtctccGTCGAACAAAGCCGTCTGCTAACGGTCGGACCTTTGGCACACGTCGGGTCAgacgccatttttcctctctcgattcgaacattttcggatcgattgtccttcactaatacactacaCAGCAGATTaatgagtgtggtagtggaaacaaatatgaggtacagctgtctgcccgacaacttgtcgaataaggaattgtATTGAAAGATATAATTATGTGAAAGCGGcgtgagaccacagccgatcaaaagtccgtctgctataaacagcttcgattcgaaagttttcggggtcgattattcttttctaagatacccaaaacaacgttaaggaaagcgctattgcagaaaacggTGAAATGCATCATCATGTCGGATACCTTGCTCGAcaaggccttctattaaaagatatttcagaaatagtATGAGAGCGATGTTTGCCGGACGTTGTAGTTTCTCGGTGCGGACTCTTAgagtccgactactgtgactgCAAACGAggccaaaatgaaaattagtaattaagactgttaattactaattttcacgtgaaaatggtaggttttggcactagtaagccgtcataggtgTGGGCAAGGGTGGTAGTGGTGTCAATGCTTTTGGAGTGAAGAGGGGGATTCTGCTAGAATCTCGATTGTTTAAAATCCTATCAACTTTGGAAGTAGAGTTTGTCAGCCACGTGCGGTTTACGTCTATGATTAAATCATACCTTCCTTTACGTGTAAACCATGGCAAATCCGTGCATGCAGTTTTGTAACATATCCTATTACATCTCTCACATCTCTTTAATGTGAAGCCTGGGGATCTATTTCACCACAAGTAAATCATTTACAACTGAGATCTGCTTGTGATTTCACTGAAATAATCgttgttgtttatatttagCAACCCAATTTATCCATCAATTCTACCCGAGATGATTTGTTTGGCCTAACTGTAGTGTCAGCCCCTGAGAAAATGTATACTGTTTGTTTCAGTATTTTGCCATCATGCTGCTCCTCACCATCTTCTTCCTGGCCATCACCATCATCGGCTTCGTCTTCAGGAACAACGTGAGTACAGCCACAGCGAGTTGTCTTTGTGTAGACACATAGTccatgcgtctgtctgtctgtctgtctgtctgtctgtctgtctgtttgtctgtctgtctgtctgtctgtctgtctgtttgtctgtctgtctgcatgtgtttctctgtttgtatctgtccAGCTGttcgtgtttttagctttgtctTCAGGAACAATTGAgtgcagacgattttattttatttgtgtaGACCTTTGTTCGActcctctctgtgtgtctgtctgccttcttgtctttctctctgactGACTGTATGTATGTCCTATCATCtgactttgtctgtctgtctgtctgtctgtctgcatgtgtctCCTCtcaacccactctctctctctctctctctctctctctgagtctctctctctctctctctgagtctctctctctctgagtctctttctctctctctctctctgagtctctctctttctctctctgagtctctctctctctctctgagtctctctctctctctctctctctgagtctctctctctctctctgagtctatctctctctctctcagtctctctctcttcctctctgagtctctctctctctgagtctctctctcgaagttgtctctctctctctctgagtctctctctctctctctctgagtctctctctctctctgagtctctctctctctctctgagtctctctctttctctctctgagtctctctctctctctctgagtctctctctctctctctctctctctgagtctctctctctctctctgagtctctctctctctgagtctctctctctctctgagtctctctctctctgagtctctctctctgagtctctctctctctgagtctctctctctctctgagtctctatctctctctgagtctctctctctctctgagtctctctctctgagtctctctctctctgagtctctctctctgagtctctctctgagtctctctctgagtctctctctctgaatctctctctctctgagtctctctctctctctctctctctctctctctctctctctctttctctctctctctctctctctctctctctctctctctctctcgttcgtttactttgtttatttgtcatgttgctttacttgtttatcatttattagacatttgtataagaagtaaggaccggttgtaagaaaaggcgtcgccttaaacctctatccttgaaaaataaagttccatcatcatctctctctctctctctctctctctctctctctctctctctctctctctctctctctctctctctctctctctctctctctctctctctctcttcaaatcTACCTACGAGGTCCCTAAAACGACCTCGAGACTAAGACATGAGTAATGGATTGACTATAACACCACATGAGATTTGACAAAATATGTTCAGCTCTTATCCAGTAAATATCATTAAGTTGGCAACGACACGGCATTAATTCACTCCCTTTCACAGATCTCTGAAAAGGCTGTATGGTTATTAATGAATATTTAATGTTCAGGGACACTTAGAAAATAATATGAGCGCATTTAAGGACCCCTAACTCCTAAGAAGTTAAATGAGTTATGAGTGAATATGAATGGTAATAAGACCGTAAAAGCCTGCATATTCGGCGTGAGACTCTGACCTCAAGAGTGGTTGGCATCAGTAGTCGGCGAAACGCCTTCACTTATTTCACATTGCCCAACAATTTACAATCATTTCGACAGAgcttttgaatttatttttcaTGGTAGGGGAAGATAGCGCCCAGGTCTGCCTGAAAATGCAGGGCGAGAGGTTCCAAAAAAAGTACAGGAATAAGTGTGGTTGCGAAAGTTCTCCTGGTTCAGACGACAGCCGAGGTGGAACTGGAAGGATGTCCGGACTGCACTACAATGGAGGtccatgggtgggattcttccggtatatgccggacATCCGGAATCGATTAtggccttttttttctctccgccCCTGgcccccagccccccccccccccttaaaattcttcaggattaacatttttcagtcccaccagTGGAGGTTGGACAAGTGAAGAACGCGTCATTTGACCTAAGCAAGAACCGTTACGAGAAGacgagaaaaataaagaaataaaagtTGTTTCGAAATGTTGCCTGGTACAGACGATACTCAAGGTAGAGGAAATGTTGCCTGGTACAGACGATACTCAAGGTAGAAGAAATGTTGCCTGGTACAGACAATACTCAAGGTAGAGGAAATGTTGCCTGGTACAGACGATACTCAAGGTAGAGGAAATGTTGCCTGGTACAGACGATACTCAAGGTAGAGGAAATGTTGCCTGGTACAGACGATAATCAAGGTAGAGGAAATGTTGCCTGGTACAGACGATACTCAAGGTAGAGGAAATGTTGCCTGGTACAGACGATACTCAAGGTAGAGGAAATGTTGCCTGGTACAGACGATACTCAAGGTAGAGGAAATGTTGCCTGGTACAGACGATACTCAAGGTAGAGGAAATGTTGCCTGGTACAGACGATACTCAAGGTAGAGGAAATGTTGCCTGGTACAGACGATACTCAAGGTAGAGGAAATGTTGCCTGGTACAGACGATACTCAAGGTAGAGGAAATGTTGCCTGGTACAGACAATACTCAAGGTAGAAGAGTACTGAAGGGTGATGGAGGAATCAGTGAAGAGCACGTCATATATTATGACCATGAAGAAGAGTCGGTGCACGAAAGGCTGTATTTCTGCTCCAGGCTTGCAGAGTGAAAGTCCTTACATAGCCCTCGGTTCCCTTCAGTGGAGAACTGCTGATTTCATCCGCGTGTATTCAGTGCACTGTCAGGGGTGCAGAGACTAATGAATGAATAATTGGTTGCCTAAATGATACCGAACCAGAAGTGAAAGAGACGTTCACATTCCTTCCACAAAACGAAGCTGGGACTAATGAATGAAGATTTGGGTGTAAAGATGAAAATACGTACCAGAGCTCGCGCCATAATCTTGACCAAGAGAAGTCTGTATCAAGTACACATCCACAGAAGGGTAAAGCAGCCCTCTGGCAGGCAAAAACTCCACGCACGATTCGGGGGAGGAAAAGCGGCTTGCAAACGAGTGATGCTGTTTTCAGTCCCTCCCAATGGCCGCTAGAGGCGCCCCCAGAGATTTATAGAAATTAATTAGTTCTGTTGCCGTGTCACAAGGGTCTTTGCCCAATCCCGGGCTTAATGAATTAAGGTTTTGTGGGAGGTTGAAAGCTCAGCTACTGAATTGAAAGTGGTCTGAGGAACAGATACCAGAAGGCTGAAGTGGAGGAAGGGGGATGGGAGGGGGCACGgtggtgtgtgtgatggggtgaCAGGAggttaggggagggggggggggagagtaagGGGTAGAGCGGATGTTGAAAGGCGAGTTGGTATGGTCGGGatagggtggggggtgggggtttgaATAATGGTAGGAGAAAAAATAGAGGTCTTTGTCTTCCATGTCTGTAATTTGTAGATGTTGTTTCACATTTGTTTTACGTGTATGTTCTTATGCTTTTTTTCAATCTTAGAGAatgcagacacacaggcaggtaaacagacagacagacggacagagaagacgaaaacgtagacgttgcaggcACCGACAGTCGTCGTTTGATTATCCCCCATCTCCTTCCTCGGCCTTGCACGCATCCCTTTCTATACGTGTATCTAATGTCTCTTACCCTTGCATCTTTGTCTCGGTACCTTTTCACATTTGAACACCCAGTGTGTGTTGTCCTATGTTTCAGCTTGCGGGCCATATCGGGCGAGGGGTGGAGGACAGCCTGATGAAGAGCTACGGCAAGGACAAAGACTTCACCGACAGCTGGGACCAACTGCAGAGGAAGGTAAGGTCCTTGTCCCTCTCCTCAGTGTAAACGACAACGTACagcaagtgagagttatgcgtaACAAGTCTCTTGGGCTGAGGTGAACGTAGCGATACTGGGTCCCGCCCAGGTGGTAGGTACGCAGCCGCGACGTCGGGATTGGTTTACATTGAGATTTTCCCAAATAGGTGGAACCCTGATCGCATCGTGCACTTCAGTCCTGGTACCTGAGAGAACATCAAGCATGGAAGTTTAACAAACGACTTTTATTCTCAGAATAAAGAGCATTTCAAAGCTTCTAGTCCTGAgaggaccccccgcgggttagggggagtcccatattggttgggacgagaatgaatttacccgatgctaaccagcatgtcgtaagaggcgactaacaggttctgtttctccttttacccttgttaagtgtttcttgtatagaatatagtcaatgtttgtaaagattttagtcaagcagtatgtaagaaatgttacgtcctttgtactggaaacttgcattctcccagtaaggtcatatattgtactacgttgcaactgcaagcccctggagcaattttttgattagtgcttttgtgaacaagaaacaattaacaagtggctctatcccatctcccccctttcccctatcccatcttcccccttcccccgtcgcgatataaccttgaatggttgaaaacgacgttaaacaccaaataaagaaagaaagaaagaaagtcctgaGAGGTGCTTTACTTGACTGAATAATTAAACGAGGGCGGAGGGGAGCTCCGAGCTTagctttgttctttgttttgttaaatGGCAATTAAGAAGaatgttttggttttaaaaTTGAATTCTAGGCAACTTAAAATGTTATTCCAATTTTGTTTTACTTAACGCTGGTTATGGTAGAGTTTTAATCTTGTTGTGTGTTCTCTGACAGCTGAAATGCTGCGGGTTTGAGGGCAATGTGTACTCCAACACGTCGTGGGCAATCTTCAGGCAGACAGACTGGTTCAAAAACCAGACCGGTAAGGTTCTGAGTGAGAGAGTTAATTCGCGTTTAGTGTCAAAGTCTcttcgtctgtctgtttttctgtctatcTGGGAAATGGATTTTGGATTCACTTCAACAATTACAGCGCAATGTTTTGCAAGAGCCGATGGGCCACAACATGCTTTCTTGTTTCATCTGACTTGCTGAAGACATACTAATGCAGCGCTTTGAGCAAtgcagcgctttgagcagggttttagtaccctggatacatgcgctatataaatattatgcattattatgtTATCCAGTTATCAAGccccgttagtttgtcagaaaagaATGTGGTTCATATAAGGGGCTCTTCCCACACGCATGGCTCTGTGTGATATATCGGCAGCTGTACTTGTTCCCTCATGTACGCgtgttgttgtgttggggtGGGCAGGTGTCAAGCTGTTTGTGCCTTACTCGTGTTGTGTTGGGGTGTGCAGGTGACAGGCAGTTTGTGCCTTTCTCGTGCTGCCCGAAAGATGCCAACCTGGATTTATGTACCAATACAGACGGTCGCATCCCCAAGGCAGGCCCCCCTGCCACCAACCAAACTGCAACCAATGATCTACTCTTCAAAGaggtatgagagagagagagagagagagagagagagagagagagagagagagagggggggggggggggtggagagagagagagagggggggggggagagagagggggggagagagagagtgtttgtaCGTGCGCACGGTGTGTGACAGGTCCCCTTGTCACTCGTCAACTAACAGCCGtacagatttgtgtgtgtgtgtgtgtgtgtgtgtgtgcagtgcaacccccccccccccccaaaaaaaaacacgtcgCGTAAgccgaaaatacaacatttagtcaagctgtcgaactcacacaatgaaactgaacgcactgcattttttcagcaagaccgtatactcgtagcatcgtcagtccaccgctcgtggcaaaagcagtgaaattgacaatccagaatagcgcggtagtggttgcgctgagcaggaatgcacgcttttctgtatctctattctttttaactttctgagcttgcttttaatccaaacatatcatacctataggtttttggaatcaggaacagacaaaGAATAagttgaaattgtttttaaatcgattttggaaatttacttttaatcataatttttatatttttttattttcagagcttgtgtttaatccgaatataacatatttatatgattttggaatcagaaaatgacgaggaataagatggaattgattttggatcgttttataaaaatataattttaattacaattttcagatttttaatgaccaaagtcataaatcaatttttaagcctccaagctaaaatgcagtTCCAAAGTCCGGcgtttgtcgaagattgcttggccagaatttcaatcaatttcattgaaaaatgagggagtgacagtgccgcctcaactcttacaaaaagccggatatgacgtcatcaaagacatttatcgacaaaTTGAGAAAACCCTCTGGGGaaatcattcccagaaactctcatgtaaaatttcataaagatcggtccagtagtttactctgaatcgccccccccccacacacacacacacagacacacaaacaccacgaccctcgtctcgattccccctctatgttaatacattttgttaaaacttgactaaatgtaaaaatcaacaacaaaaaagcaagTGGAGCGAGCACACGACAAGGACACTTTTGCCCAGAGGCAATATAGTACATGTTTCCTCTTTTCCTTTACAAATTGCATCGTGATCTTGACCGAACTGCAGCTCACACTTTGAAAACCTTGTAAAATGAAAAGCCTAAGGGTAATATGCACAGAAGCAAATTTGTTCACATACTGTCATGACCTGAATTTGAATATGGAAATAAACCagtgaatgaaaaaaaaaaacatgacgaAAATGGTTCAGAATGTGAAATGGATGTCCAAATGAGATTGCAATAACATCCACAATAAATACATGACAAAAAATCCAATGATTCAATGGCACATTACGTAGAAACgagagaaaaaaggagaaagggaaaaaaggaaaaagaaaagagagaaatggaaaaaaagtATAAAATAAAAAGTGAAAGACTTTGCGAAAATGACACGCATTTGAATTTTGAATGATGTAATTTGCGCGCCCGGCTGGCAGCCATGAATAGCTTGAGGTTGTAAggaaagccagttttctcattACATGGGGAAATTACCCCGCCGTTTTGCCAACCATGCAGTGCTGCTCTCAACCCATCTCGCACGCGAACCAGACCTCTCATGCTTCGGTCTCACATATACGATTTTTCGGAAGTGTCGGGGATAGTTAAGTCGGCTAGGTCGGAAGTGTCGGATGCAAATTCGGCTCCAAATTTCACTCCCGACCTGTCCTTACGACTGATCCGACCATGAAGCCGACAAGCAGACAACAACCACCCGACTTTAGGgccgacaaatccgacatgtgtccagacacttccgactgcagtaacgacaatgccgactgcagttacgacaggcccggctgaaaaacttccgaacaatagccgactctcacgaccagtgtaacgactaaatcgactagctaacgactgttctaacgacaaatcagactgcccttacgactaatccgaacgaaactatgctaccgacaaatccgaccacccttacgagtcttccgactaccgttacgactaatcagaatcgccttccgactaaaccgacacgcttacgacaaccacctgacaaatttctattcgtctgagtcgggaggctcttccgactgttttgaaaatttctgaacagtctgaagggccttccgaactatcccgacttttcaaaaacaaaattgctaattCTCACGAACTCTCCGACCTCTTCCGACTTCCAGCCGACTACCTAAAGTCGGGTGACAAAAGATGTGAGACCGAGGCATTAGGGAAATTGTACACCATGCAAATTTGCTGTACGCAGCTAGTTGTACAAAACCGACAGTAGTGTTGCTGCTATCAAGCGATCTAGCGCGCGAATCACGCAGCCAAAGGGAATGTTACATCATTTGTCTCTGTCGTTTAAAATCGTCGAACGAAACTGGCAGTTGCTGCTCTCGAACCACCTCGCGAACTCATGGACGTGTCATAGACAGATCTGATATACTCGAGAAAGACTCTATGTGCGTGTTACCCCCGTACAACCCTGTTGAATGCAACTGGACGTGCAAATTCCCGTTActaaacagttttcgctctccATGGATCTCTCGCGTGATTCAAGGGGCTTAAAGGGCTTTTCGCACCATCCAATACAAGCTATAAACTTACAGAACCTCTGACCACGCGTCAAGTTGCCTAAAGGCATGTTTCATCCTTCCGTTTTGCTGCAGGGAACTATCTCTACAAACCCCTTAAACGTGAGGCTAGGGTGTGAGGAAAGTGAGGAAGAGCTTTTGTTTTGTGGCTAGCTAGAGGGAGGGTTGATGAAAGCCATCAAAGCTGTAAGGGTAGTATAGCTGTAAAGGTAGTATAGCTGTAAGGGTAGTATAACAGGAATGCTTTTAACCGGGCAGGATTGGCCGTCATTTTTTGGTTGACAAACAGCCGAGTTACAAGTAAATATGCAGAGGAAAAAACAGCCCTTATTACCTCTCTTTACTCTGCGACTTACAGACGGTTGCACACACTGTGAAGGCTGCATTTTCACTCACTCTCTTCCAAACGCAATATCCGGTTTTACCCCTTGGATCCTTCAGGGACCCCCTTTCCTAactacccaccccccaccccacaccccgGACTAGCccctccccaaccccaccccttcCTCCGACAAACTGCACACAATGAAGCCAAACCAAATTTCTGGTTctttggttttttgttgttgcgggGAGGGCTTTTCTAACCATAAGTAAAACTGTACTTGACATCATGTGTTTTTGTAGGCGCGAGTGAAATTGacgtcatttttgtgtgtgtgtcagggatGCTACGAGAAATTGCAGGACTACATCGACCAAAACGCTGCCATCATCGGTGGCATCGCTCTGGCCGCTCTCTTCATCATGGtgagcagacacacacacacacgcacttacgcacgcacttacgcacgcacacacgcacgcaaacacgcacgcacgcgcacacacacacatacacacacactcacgcaaacacacgcacactcacgcaaacacgaacacgcacgcacacgcacacacacacacacacacacacacacacacacacacacacacacacacacacacacacacacacacacacacacacacacacacacgagaaagTGACATGTCCAATTCCGACTTTtacacttttttctctttttttctacaGATCATCGGGACCATTTTCTCCATTTGCCTCTGCGTCCAGATCGGTCGCCAAGGTTACGTGGTGTAACGGACGTCATCACTTCGtaatttctatatatatatttgagactgtgccaaaaggtgacgttttcatgtcagtatgtcccaaatgacatcaccagtacatttttcattctatctaatctgttttcgttctattttttctaataacatgcgttaacaattgattgccaactggaatggaagagcacaaaaagtgtaacttgatatgtagtttctctagagggaaaaacatcttccactttcatgtcagtgtgtcccatgcaacatacatttgccaaacagctatgtgcaagtagattatttgttagtggtatagaaaatactgatcaacaattaaagtcagttttcacattcattttctacctatttcttatttgtttattctgttggcaatggtgaaatgtcagcaatcgtgtgtcattcgggacagtagacatgacacctgaccttttggcacagtctcatatatatattttttttgtcagCCATTACCTTTCTCACAACCCTTTTGTTGTACCTTGTCACTACCCAGTAAACATTTTGGGTGCGCCGCGCATGCGCCGCGCATGCACCATACACCTGCGCCGTGCATGCGCCTCATGGAACTTTGGTGCATGCGCCTCAGTCAATACTATGATCGTCCACTAGTCGACGCGGCGCATGCGTATATGGTGCGCCTGACCATCGCGTGACCATGCCTGGAGCAGGTGACATGCATGCTAGAAGTCGATGCGGCGCATCCCAAGTAATTcgaagtaaaacaaaattcgaGTCATGATGACTATGCATGTACGCAATCTAACTGGACACACTGTTGACTTGAAAGACATATTGTAATATCATACATGGCATGGCATTAAACAATAATCAAAGACACAAATGGAAAACGTGTAATtaacaccgttacctactatacaATTATaatacactactcacaaaaagttaaggatcactatgagaaaacaggtgctcaataaaatcagttcgctactgttatttatttctcagtcaaaccaaagtgttatgaattcttgttcagctgtaagtgggcaatgttgtgttagtgggaaaattgcacgggattttctactactgagcttggtagcaaaagaaaaagcggaaacttgcgaaaaaggaccttgttttggaccgttcatcccgaacacattgcacaagccacatggaaaaaccattatgcatgagcaagcactgctgtttatgtgtgagatgctgtcacttgcttggctttttgagaagacataccaccagtataaggcattatctgacaatgcctccacgacgaaaattgaacgagtttgagaggggacgagctgttgcatggttccaagatggtgtcccaaaatgagaagtggccaggcgacttcacgtgtccatctcggtcattgtcagactgattcaacgtttcacagccactgggagggtccaggaaagacgcagacctgggcgaccaaagaagacaactacacgtgaagatcgtctcattgaacgactagccttgcaaacaaaaacagtctcttccagcattattcgaaggcagcggagggtggctactaacatcaacatcagccagcagaccatacggaatcgccttcatgggtGTAACCTCCGTTttcgtcgcccagctgtacggtcacgcttaactccagcccatagggcagcacgccgcgTCTTCTGaagacgtcacgtgaggtggacacgtcagcaatggtcccaggttCTGTTCAAtgatgaatcacgcttcaccctgaaccacaacgacgaccgactgagggtctggaggcgccaaggggaacgctacattgacaCCACTGTCCAAaaaaaggtggcctttggtggaggttctgtaatggtctggggggccttcagccttcaccacagaacacccttgtttcatgtacagggtaacctgactggcctccgataccgggatgagatccttcgaccgctggatgtgcctacactgcagcagatgggaccgcaggctgtccaccaggatgacaacgctcgcccccacagggcaagggtggtcaacgacttcctgcagcagtctggagtcaacagaatggagtggccagcatgcagtcccgatctcaacccgattgagaacctctgggatgagttggatcgcaaagtgaggagcaacctcccccctcccagggatgtccagcacctctaccagatgctgcaggctgagtggcaggcgcttccacagaggatcttcaccaccctggtgaactctatgaggactcgctgcgtcgagtgccagaacagccagggcggttacacgcattactgaacttttgggagcatctgaatgccatgtcttgtggtttcaacgactttgtgaaattaaatttcgatacgtacacactttgataaaatgtacagaccaaacgattgctcaaacttgaaggaaatgttgtatcgttatcactaaagcattgaattaaacgcttgccaaataccaacgcattggctttcttatttggaaagttatgaatttgtgtgcaagtgatccttaactttttgtgagtagcttatatatataccactcacttgctattcgcctaaatgcttgcggtgtgctgtgacacatgtaagaaaccaaaagaaaaaaagactttactttggcgaaaagagcatatgctgcttatttttgtacataactgctataactgtatttttacatgtaaaaaacatagagatatatcttaccatttcaccaAGACGGTCAAATTATTGACGATGAATAACGCATaataaggggagatca is from Littorina saxatilis isolate snail1 linkage group LG5, US_GU_Lsax_2.0, whole genome shotgun sequence and encodes:
- the LOC138967553 gene encoding tetraspanin-18-like; its protein translation is MGVAGGYKCMKYTLVAFNTLVLGIGAAVLALGIYTAVTDYGAKEISSVISSDLYKAGSYLLIAVGSATIIIAFLGCAGAAMENRCLLGVYFAIMLLLTIFFLAITIIGFVFRNNLAGHIGRGVEDSLMKSYGKDKDFTDSWDQLQRKLKCCGFEGNVYSNTSWAIFRQTDWFKNQTGDRQFVPFSCCPKDANLDLCTNTDGRIPKAGPPATNQTATNDLLFKEGCYEKLQDYIDQNAAIIGGIALAALFIMIIGTIFSICLCVQIGRQGYVV